One Virgibacillus proomii DNA window includes the following coding sequences:
- the tsaE gene encoding tRNA (adenosine(37)-N6)-threonylcarbamoyltransferase complex ATPase subunit type 1 TsaE produces MAIYQITTNTEEATKGLGEKLALLLKPGDVVTLDGDLGAGKTTFTKGIAAGLGVKRNVSSPTFTIIKEYEGEIPLYHMDVYRLEGSDEDIGFLEYFNGDGVTVVEWSTFISDFLPEEKLEVHLTSNGEHSRTITFISHGPDFDRVINQLKS; encoded by the coding sequence TTGGCAATATATCAAATTACAACAAATACGGAAGAAGCGACAAAAGGTCTAGGAGAGAAATTAGCACTTTTGTTAAAGCCAGGAGATGTTGTTACATTAGATGGTGATCTTGGTGCAGGCAAAACAACCTTTACGAAAGGGATAGCCGCAGGTCTTGGAGTAAAACGTAATGTTTCAAGTCCAACGTTTACAATAATTAAAGAATATGAAGGAGAAATTCCACTTTATCATATGGATGTTTATCGTTTAGAAGGATCAGATGAAGATATTGGTTTTTTAGAATATTTTAATGGAGATGGGGTTACCGTTGTAGAATGGTCAACATTTATTTCTGATTTTTTACCAGAGGAAAAACTGGAAGTACATCTTACTTCTAATGGTGAGCATTCGAGAACGATAACATTTATTAGTCATGGCCCCGATTTTGACAGAGTAATAAATCAATTAAAAAGTTAA
- a CDS encoding CPBP family intramembrane glutamic endopeptidase: protein MPKRYWWVIISYILMQFSGVVFAPILYKLFPVTKVEAVSYWSIISFILGVIIVLLLMKPDIKEGLHQRDRFSKTQLILWTILGVFMAFFAQFLANFIQIMVFGIKPGSENTQAIMDITRATPLFMIIPIFAAPILEEIIFRKIIFGTLYKRTNFLIAAILSAVIFGFIHREPQHILVYASMGLVFAYLYVETKRIIVPIIAHMAMNAFVVISQYNMDPAEIERQLNKLQTILHL, encoded by the coding sequence TTGCCAAAAAGATATTGGTGGGTCATTATCAGTTATATCCTTATGCAATTTTCCGGAGTTGTTTTCGCCCCGATATTGTATAAATTATTTCCTGTTACTAAAGTGGAAGCTGTAAGCTATTGGTCCATAATTAGTTTTATATTAGGGGTTATTATTGTACTGCTCTTGATGAAGCCTGATATTAAAGAAGGTCTTCATCAGCGTGACCGTTTTTCTAAAACGCAGCTGATTCTCTGGACAATTTTAGGAGTGTTTATGGCTTTCTTCGCTCAATTCTTAGCCAATTTCATTCAAATAATGGTATTTGGAATTAAACCAGGATCGGAAAACACCCAAGCGATCATGGACATTACAAGAGCGACACCGTTATTTATGATTATTCCAATTTTTGCAGCACCAATATTGGAAGAAATTATTTTTCGAAAAATCATCTTTGGTACATTATATAAGCGAACAAATTTCTTAATTGCAGCAATCTTATCAGCAGTGATTTTTGGATTTATCCACCGTGAACCTCAACATATTTTGGTATATGCTTCTATGGGCTTAGTATTCGCTTATCTATATGTAGAGACAAAACGTATCATAGTGCCAATTATTGCTCACATGGCTATGAACGCTTTTGTTGTTATCTCACAATACAATATGGATCCTGCAGAAATTGAACGACAATTAAATAAGTTGCAGACCATCCTACATTTATAA
- a CDS encoding redox-sensing transcriptional repressor Rex, translated as MEQNKIPQATAKRLPLYYRFINNLNHQGKKRVSSKELSDAVKVDSATIRRDFSYFGALGKKGYGYNVEYLLEFFRKTLDQDEVTEVALIGVGNLGTAFLHYNFMKNNNIKIKMAFDSDPEKVGKTISDVPVYHIDELEHKLGDIHVAILTIPAGEAQGMTERLVEHGIEGILNFTPARITVPKHIRVHHIDLAVELQALVYFLKHYPLVTEEDEEAK; from the coding sequence ATGGAACAAAACAAAATACCTCAAGCAACTGCAAAACGATTGCCCCTGTATTATCGATTTATTAATAATTTAAACCACCAAGGAAAGAAGCGTGTGTCTTCTAAGGAGCTTAGTGATGCAGTAAAAGTTGATTCGGCCACAATCCGGAGAGACTTCTCTTATTTCGGTGCATTGGGCAAAAAAGGATATGGATATAACGTAGAATACTTACTTGAATTTTTTCGTAAAACTCTAGATCAAGATGAAGTAACGGAAGTAGCCCTGATTGGTGTTGGTAATTTGGGTACTGCTTTTTTACATTATAACTTTATGAAAAATAATAATATTAAAATCAAAATGGCTTTTGATAGTGACCCTGAAAAAGTTGGTAAGACGATTAGCGATGTTCCAGTATACCACATCGATGAATTAGAGCATAAATTAGGAGATATTCATGTTGCCATTCTTACGATCCCAGCAGGTGAAGCTCAAGGAATGACAGAACGTTTAGTAGAACATGGTATCGAGGGTATTTTGAATTTTACTCCTGCACGAATTACGGTACCTAAGCATATTCGTGTTCACCATATTGATTTAGCAGTAGAGCTGCAAGCACTTGTGTATTTCTTAAAGCATTATCCATTAGTGACAGAAGAAGATGAGGAAGCAAAATAA
- the groES gene encoding co-chaperone GroES, producing the protein MIKPLGDRVVIELVEQEEKTASGIVLPDSAKEKPQEGKVVAVGSGRVTENGEKIALEVKEGDRIIFSKFAGTEVKYEGKEYLILRENDILAVVS; encoded by the coding sequence ATGATTAAACCACTAGGAGATCGCGTTGTTATCGAGCTTGTCGAGCAAGAAGAGAAAACTGCAAGCGGTATCGTACTTCCAGACTCTGCAAAAGAAAAACCTCAAGAAGGAAAAGTTGTTGCAGTTGGTTCTGGTCGTGTAACAGAAAATGGGGAAAAAATTGCCTTGGAAGTAAAAGAAGGAGATCGTATCATTTTCTCTAAATTTGCTGGCACAGAAGTTAAATACGAAGGCAAAGAGTACTTAATTCTTCGTGAAAACGACATCTTGGCTGTAGTAAGCTAA
- a CDS encoding FtsW/RodA/SpoVE family cell cycle protein — translation MTKKQSFYVQTDLITLFILFVCVSLLSIYNAQQLEQYDGKNFVLQQIVWFVVGVGIVAAIQYLDVEQLYKASLYVYIAGLLVLVILLISPASIAKPVNGSKSWFTLPGLSLQPSEFTKVTTIMYMAAIIQKHKEKFQVSHIKSDIQLLLKILAIVAAPVLLIMKQPDFGTSMVYLFIAGILIILSGINWKILATLIASISAFIGGILTFIVKFPDLAKEIVGKSNAYQIDRIMTWFDPAQQTSDAKWHFEQAFMALGSGQLFGKGIGNQQVSFPEAQTDFIFAIIGESFGFVGSAFVVFLYFILLYKLVMLGLSIYKHSTFAAYVCFGYMSLMLIHVFQNIGMALGIMPVTGIPLLLISYGGSSVLSTMLGLGIIYRIAVENSIQNDYLFK, via the coding sequence TTGACTAAAAAGCAATCTTTTTATGTACAAACAGATTTAATTACATTATTTATTCTGTTTGTTTGTGTAAGCTTACTATCTATTTATAATGCGCAGCAATTAGAACAATATGACGGTAAGAACTTTGTGTTACAGCAAATTGTATGGTTTGTAGTGGGGGTCGGGATTGTTGCAGCCATTCAATACCTCGATGTGGAACAACTGTATAAAGCAAGCTTATACGTTTATATAGCTGGTTTACTTGTACTTGTCATCTTATTAATAAGTCCGGCTAGTATAGCGAAACCGGTTAATGGATCGAAAAGCTGGTTTACGCTTCCTGGTCTGTCATTACAACCATCGGAGTTTACTAAAGTAACAACGATCATGTATATGGCTGCGATCATTCAAAAGCATAAAGAAAAATTTCAAGTAAGTCATATAAAATCAGATATTCAGCTGCTTTTGAAAATTTTGGCCATTGTTGCTGCACCAGTATTATTAATTATGAAACAGCCTGATTTTGGGACTTCAATGGTGTATTTATTTATAGCAGGGATTCTTATTATTTTATCAGGTATTAACTGGAAAATTTTGGCTACTTTAATTGCAAGTATTTCTGCTTTTATCGGAGGAATATTGACGTTTATCGTAAAATTTCCGGATTTAGCAAAGGAAATTGTCGGTAAAAGTAATGCTTATCAAATTGACCGAATTATGACCTGGTTTGATCCAGCGCAGCAAACCAGTGATGCAAAATGGCATTTTGAACAGGCTTTTATGGCGTTAGGTTCCGGGCAATTATTTGGAAAAGGAATAGGAAATCAGCAAGTATCCTTTCCAGAGGCCCAAACCGATTTTATCTTTGCCATTATCGGGGAAAGCTTTGGCTTTGTTGGTAGTGCTTTTGTTGTTTTTCTTTATTTTATACTGTTGTATAAACTAGTCATGCTTGGTTTATCTATTTATAAGCACTCAACCTTTGCGGCATATGTTTGTTTTGGTTATATGAGCTTAATGCTTATTCATGTATTTCAAAATATTGGAATGGCATTAGGAATTATGCCGGTTACAGGCATTCCATTATTGTTAATAAGTTATGGCGGAAGCTCGGTGTTGTCCACGATGCTAGGATTAGGAATCATATATCGAATTGCTGTTGAAAACTCGATACAAAATGACTATTTATTTAAATAA
- the tsaB gene encoding tRNA (adenosine(37)-N6)-threonylcarbamoyltransferase complex dimerization subunit type 1 TsaB yields the protein MNILAIDTSNQVLGVAIQQNKQIAGEIITNLPKNHSVRLMPAIDQLMNELALKPEQLDLIVVAKGPGSYTGVRIGLSTAKAMAWALNIPIIGVSSLEVLAYQGRFFNGIICPFFDARRGLVYAGGYQWNNFSMQHVRTEANLVMDDLLEELKNRNQPVMFLSPDMDMHRERIVTKLEGMAVIPDETFHLTRASHLIAAAKGKEPDPTHTLTPNYLRLTEAEAKWIEQNKGKHENA from the coding sequence ATGAATATACTTGCAATCGATACATCGAATCAAGTATTGGGTGTTGCCATTCAACAAAATAAACAGATTGCTGGAGAAATTATAACCAATTTACCCAAAAACCATTCTGTACGATTGATGCCTGCTATTGATCAATTAATGAATGAATTAGCATTAAAGCCTGAACAGCTTGATTTAATCGTTGTAGCAAAAGGCCCAGGTTCATATACTGGAGTAAGGATCGGTCTTTCTACTGCGAAAGCAATGGCGTGGGCTTTAAATATTCCAATCATTGGCGTATCAAGTTTGGAAGTGCTTGCTTATCAAGGACGATTTTTTAATGGTATTATCTGCCCTTTTTTTGATGCTAGACGTGGGCTTGTTTATGCAGGTGGTTACCAATGGAATAACTTTTCCATGCAACATGTTCGAACTGAAGCAAATCTTGTCATGGATGATTTATTAGAAGAGCTTAAAAACCGTAATCAGCCAGTCATGTTTTTAAGCCCTGATATGGATATGCACCGTGAACGTATAGTGACAAAGCTTGAAGGTATGGCTGTAATTCCTGATGAAACTTTTCACTTAACTCGTGCTTCTCATTTAATAGCTGCAGCTAAAGGAAAAGAACCTGATCCAACACATACGCTAACTCCTAATTATTTGCGGCTGACTGAGGCTGAAGCAAAGTGGATAGAACAAAACAAGGGAAAACATGAAAATGCATAA
- the tsaD gene encoding tRNA (adenosine(37)-N6)-threonylcarbamoyltransferase complex transferase subunit TsaD yields MKKDIIILGIETSCDETAVAFVKNGKEILANVVASQIEIHKRFGGVVPEIASRHHVEQITYVLDQAMQEAAVNWEDIDAIAVTEGPGLVGALLVGVNAAKAIAFAKHKPLIGVHHIAGHIYANRLEQEFEFPLLALIVSGGHTELVLMKEHGTYELIGETRDDAAGEAYDKVARMLNLPYPGGPQIDRLAESGKETIDFPRAWLEPDSYDFSFSGLKSSVINKIHNAKQRGEQLNSEDIAASFQASVVDVLTTKTVRAAKQYKVKQVIVAGGVAANKGLRNAMEREFSKLEIPLQIPPLHLCTDNAAMIAAAGTIAFEQGIRSTLELNARAALPLK; encoded by the coding sequence ATGAAAAAAGATATTATCATCTTAGGAATTGAAACAAGTTGTGATGAAACAGCTGTTGCCTTTGTTAAGAATGGAAAAGAAATTCTAGCTAATGTTGTAGCTTCACAAATTGAAATTCATAAACGGTTTGGTGGTGTGGTTCCGGAAATCGCATCACGGCATCATGTGGAACAAATTACGTATGTACTTGACCAAGCAATGCAGGAAGCAGCTGTTAATTGGGAGGATATTGATGCAATAGCTGTAACAGAAGGACCAGGACTTGTCGGAGCGTTATTGGTTGGGGTAAATGCGGCAAAAGCAATAGCATTTGCAAAACACAAGCCATTAATTGGTGTTCATCATATTGCGGGTCATATTTATGCAAATCGTTTAGAGCAAGAGTTTGAATTTCCATTGCTTGCACTAATTGTATCTGGCGGACACACGGAATTAGTTCTTATGAAAGAACATGGTACGTATGAATTAATAGGAGAAACGAGAGACGATGCAGCTGGAGAGGCTTATGATAAAGTAGCTCGGATGTTGAATCTGCCATATCCAGGTGGTCCACAAATTGATCGATTAGCTGAAAGTGGAAAAGAAACGATTGACTTTCCCCGTGCTTGGCTAGAACCGGATAGTTATGATTTTAGCTTTAGCGGGTTAAAATCATCGGTCATAAATAAAATTCACAATGCAAAGCAGCGTGGAGAACAGTTGAATTCTGAAGATATTGCAGCAAGTTTTCAAGCAAGTGTTGTTGATGTATTGACTACAAAGACCGTTCGAGCAGCAAAGCAATATAAAGTAAAGCAAGTCATTGTTGCTGGAGGTGTTGCAGCCAACAAAGGGTTGCGTAATGCGATGGAAAGAGAGTTTTCTAAATTGGAAATACCTTTACAAATACCACCACTGCATTTATGTACAGATAATGCTGCAATGATAGCAGCTGCCGGTACGATTGCTTTTGAACAAGGAATTCGTTCCACACTGGAATTAAATGCGCGTGCTGCGTTGCCGTTAAAGTAA
- the groL gene encoding chaperonin GroEL (60 kDa chaperone family; promotes refolding of misfolded polypeptides especially under stressful conditions; forms two stacked rings of heptamers to form a barrel-shaped 14mer; ends can be capped by GroES; misfolded proteins enter the barrel where they are refolded when GroES binds), whose translation MAKEIKFSEEARRAMLRGVDTLADAVKVTLGPKGRNVVLEKKFGSPLITNDGVTIAKEIELEDHFENMGAQLVSEVASKTNDVAGDGTTTATVLAQSMISEGLKNVASGANPVGVRRGIEKAVEVAVKELKAISKSIESKESIAQVAAVSSDDAEVGNLISEAMERVGKDGVITVEESKGFNTELEVVEGMQFDRGYASPYMVTDQDKMEAVLEDPYILITDKKISNIQEVLPILEQVVQQGKPLLLIAEDVEGEALATLVVNKLRGTFNAVAVKAPGFGDRRKAMLEDIATLTGGEVITEDLGLDLKSATMDQLGRAAKVVVTKEDTTIVEGAGKPEDISGRVAQIRSQIEETTSDFDKEKLQERLAKLAGGVAVIKVGAATETELKERKLRIEDALNATRAAVEEGIVAGGGTAFMNIYHKVSELQLEGDEATGANIVLRAMEEPVRQIAQNAGLEGSLIVERLKGEKVGVGYNAATNEWVDMVETGIVDPTKVTRSALQNAASVAAMFLTTEAVVADKPEENAAGGGMPDMGGMGGMGGMM comes from the coding sequence ATGGCTAAAGAAATTAAATTTAGTGAAGAAGCACGCAGAGCAATGCTACGTGGTGTTGATACATTAGCGGATGCTGTAAAAGTAACATTAGGACCAAAGGGACGTAACGTTGTATTAGAGAAAAAATTTGGTTCACCACTAATTACAAATGATGGTGTTACAATTGCTAAAGAAATTGAGCTAGAAGATCATTTTGAAAATATGGGAGCTCAGCTTGTTTCAGAAGTTGCTTCCAAAACAAATGATGTTGCTGGGGACGGTACTACAACAGCAACAGTATTAGCTCAATCCATGATTAGTGAAGGCCTTAAAAACGTTGCTTCTGGAGCAAATCCAGTAGGCGTTCGTCGTGGTATTGAAAAAGCTGTAGAAGTAGCAGTTAAAGAACTAAAAGCAATTTCTAAGTCAATTGAAAGCAAAGAATCCATTGCTCAAGTAGCTGCTGTTTCTTCAGATGATGCGGAAGTTGGAAATCTAATTTCTGAAGCTATGGAACGTGTCGGTAAAGATGGAGTTATTACCGTTGAAGAGTCAAAAGGATTCAATACAGAGCTTGAAGTAGTAGAAGGGATGCAGTTTGATCGCGGATACGCTTCTCCATACATGGTAACGGATCAAGATAAAATGGAAGCAGTGCTAGAAGATCCTTATATTCTAATTACAGATAAAAAGATCAGCAATATCCAAGAAGTGTTGCCAATACTAGAACAAGTAGTTCAGCAAGGTAAACCACTTCTATTGATTGCTGAAGATGTTGAAGGTGAAGCATTAGCAACATTAGTTGTGAACAAACTTCGTGGAACATTTAATGCAGTAGCAGTAAAAGCTCCTGGATTTGGTGATCGTCGTAAAGCAATGCTTGAAGACATTGCTACACTTACTGGCGGAGAGGTAATTACAGAAGATCTTGGTTTAGACTTGAAGAGTGCTACAATGGATCAATTAGGTCGTGCTGCTAAAGTAGTCGTTACAAAAGAAGATACAACGATTGTTGAAGGTGCAGGAAAACCTGAAGATATTTCTGGACGTGTTGCACAAATTCGCTCACAAATTGAAGAAACTACTTCTGATTTTGATAAAGAAAAACTACAAGAGCGTCTAGCTAAATTGGCTGGCGGAGTAGCAGTAATTAAAGTTGGTGCAGCAACTGAAACAGAATTAAAAGAACGTAAACTACGTATTGAAGATGCATTAAACGCTACTCGTGCAGCAGTAGAAGAAGGTATTGTTGCCGGTGGTGGTACTGCATTTATGAATATCTACCATAAAGTAAGTGAACTTCAATTAGAAGGTGATGAAGCTACTGGTGCAAATATTGTACTACGTGCTATGGAAGAACCAGTTCGCCAAATTGCACAAAATGCTGGTCTTGAAGGTTCACTTATCGTTGAACGCCTAAAAGGTGAAAAAGTAGGTGTTGGATATAATGCAGCTACAAATGAATGGGTAGACATGGTTGAGACAGGTATTGTTGACCCAACAAAAGTTACTCGTTCTGCATTGCAAAACGCTGCATCTGTAGCAGCTATGTTCCTAACAACTGAAGCAGTAGTAGCTGACAAACCAGAAGAAAATGCTGCTGGCGGCGGAATGCCTGACATGGGCGGCATGGGTGGAATGGGCGGCATGATGTAA
- the rimI gene encoding ribosomal protein S18-alanine N-acetyltransferase, with the protein MHNKVIREMEIKDIEAVLEVERESFHTAWTKDIFHQEISKNPHAHYFVIEVEGNIVGYAGIWIVFDDAQITNIVILPAYRRKKLGEQLFRHIMRYAVLKGISRLSLEVRQSNIVAQRLYRKFGLVPGGIRKNYYTDNQEDAIVMWVNIL; encoded by the coding sequence ATGCATAATAAAGTAATTAGGGAAATGGAAATAAAAGATATTGAGGCAGTACTGGAAGTAGAAAGAGAATCCTTTCATACAGCGTGGACAAAGGATATCTTTCACCAGGAAATTTCCAAAAACCCACATGCACATTATTTTGTAATTGAAGTAGAAGGAAATATTGTTGGCTATGCGGGCATTTGGATTGTGTTTGATGATGCGCAAATTACTAATATAGTAATACTACCAGCCTACCGCCGGAAAAAACTTGGTGAGCAATTATTTCGTCATATTATGCGATACGCCGTGTTGAAAGGGATTAGTCGTTTATCTTTAGAGGTTCGCCAGTCGAATATAGTTGCTCAAAGACTTTATCGAAAATTTGGCCTTGTTCCAGGTGGAATTCGTAAAAACTACTATACAGACAACCAGGAGGACGCAATCGTCATGTGGGTGAATATACTATGA
- a CDS encoding ABC-F family ATP-binding cassette domain-containing protein, translated as MILMQINGLYKSFGADEILSNIKLEVKDNDRIAIVGRNGSGKSTLLKIMAGELSYDQGELIMPKGLTIGYLSQHVGIESEKTIWQEMLDVFSELRKQEAELRKLEKQMQQAGNQTEEAYQKLLHEYDHLQHTFEQNGGYTYEAEMKSVLTGLAFDKFDYDTPIQTLSGGQKTRLSLGKLLLKKPKLLILDEPTNHLDIETLNWLENYLIGYPGAVVVVSHDRYFLDKTVSIVYEIARHQTKRYIGTYSKYLEQKALDFERELKEYEKQQTEIKKMEEFIQRNIVRASTTKRAQSRRKQLEKMEKLNRPLGDEASAAFSFQINRRSGNDVLKVNELAFCYPGEQEYLFQHVHLQINRGERIALVGPNGVGKTTLLKIIIGKLKASQGSVQLGTNVQIGYYDQEQADLHSTKTVLMELWDDYPTMNEKDIRTVLGNFLFSGDDVLKPVQALSGGEKARLALAKLMLQKANLLILDEPTNHLDIDSKEVLEAALMDFPGSILFVSHDRYFINKIADQVAELQKHKTTVYLGDYDYYLEKKAEEAEIKRLEKIQQQVVLKEKPVKETKRNYERDKQIQREQRKKRRRIAALEEKIEALEIEIKQLEKSMESPEIYQDHEKALELSNETNKRKQTVEQLMEEWAELQE; from the coding sequence ATGATATTAATGCAAATAAATGGGCTTTATAAATCTTTTGGTGCTGATGAAATTTTATCAAATATAAAACTAGAAGTAAAAGACAATGATCGAATTGCAATTGTAGGCAGAAACGGTTCTGGTAAATCGACATTGCTGAAAATCATGGCTGGAGAATTGAGCTATGATCAAGGCGAATTAATCATGCCAAAAGGTTTAACAATTGGTTATTTATCACAGCACGTGGGGATAGAATCGGAAAAAACGATTTGGCAAGAGATGCTTGATGTATTTTCTGAATTACGTAAGCAAGAAGCTGAACTAAGGAAGCTGGAAAAGCAGATGCAACAAGCTGGAAACCAAACAGAAGAAGCCTATCAAAAGTTATTACATGAATATGATCATCTTCAACATACATTTGAACAAAATGGTGGTTATACTTACGAAGCAGAAATGAAATCTGTGTTAACAGGGTTGGCATTTGATAAATTTGATTATGACACTCCAATCCAGACATTAAGTGGTGGACAGAAAACACGTCTTTCGCTAGGAAAACTACTGCTAAAAAAGCCGAAATTACTCATTTTGGACGAGCCAACAAACCATTTAGATATTGAGACATTAAACTGGCTGGAAAACTACTTAATTGGCTACCCTGGTGCCGTTGTAGTGGTATCACATGATCGTTATTTTCTGGATAAAACCGTATCCATCGTTTATGAAATAGCACGTCACCAAACTAAGCGCTATATTGGTACGTATAGTAAATACTTAGAACAAAAGGCGCTTGATTTTGAAAGAGAATTAAAAGAATATGAAAAGCAACAGACAGAAATTAAAAAAATGGAAGAATTTATTCAGCGAAATATTGTGCGCGCTTCTACCACAAAGCGTGCTCAGAGTAGACGTAAACAGTTAGAAAAAATGGAGAAGCTGAATCGTCCCCTTGGAGATGAGGCCTCTGCTGCTTTTTCATTTCAAATTAATCGGCGCAGTGGAAATGATGTGCTGAAAGTAAACGAGCTTGCCTTTTGCTACCCAGGTGAACAGGAATACTTATTTCAACACGTCCATTTACAAATAAATCGAGGCGAGCGAATTGCTCTTGTTGGACCAAACGGGGTAGGAAAGACGACGCTTTTAAAAATAATTATTGGTAAACTTAAAGCTAGTCAAGGTAGCGTTCAGCTAGGTACAAACGTTCAAATCGGTTATTACGATCAAGAACAGGCAGACTTACATTCCACCAAGACAGTGCTGATGGAACTATGGGATGATTACCCAACGATGAACGAAAAAGATATACGTACTGTATTGGGAAACTTTCTTTTTTCAGGGGATGATGTGTTAAAGCCTGTGCAAGCACTAAGTGGTGGGGAAAAGGCACGATTGGCATTAGCTAAATTAATGTTGCAAAAAGCAAATCTATTGATCTTAGACGAACCAACAAACCATTTAGATATTGATAGTAAGGAAGTGCTGGAAGCGGCATTAATGGATTTCCCGGGAAGTATTTTATTTGTTTCTCATGATCGATACTTCATAAATAAAATTGCTGACCAAGTTGCCGAGTTACAAAAACACAAAACCACTGTCTATTTGGGAGACTATGATTATTATTTAGAAAAAAAAGCAGAAGAAGCAGAAATAAAACGTCTGGAGAAGATACAGCAACAAGTTGTGCTAAAAGAAAAACCTGTAAAAGAAACGAAGCGTAACTATGAGCGGGATAAGCAAATTCAACGAGAACAGCGAAAAAAAAGAAGACGAATTGCAGCACTGGAAGAAAAAATTGAAGCACTTGAAATAGAAATTAAACAATTAGAAAAGAGCATGGAAAGTCCTGAAATTTATCAAGATCATGAAAAAGCATTGGAGTTATCCAATGAGACGAACAAGCGAAAGCAAACAGTAGAACAGCTCATGGAGGAATGGGCTGAACTGCAAGAATAA
- the thiL gene encoding thiamine-phosphate kinase, producing MDEFTFINSIKQQYYRQSSLVKGIGDDAAVFRQSNTDIVTAVDTFVEDVHFKKSTMSAFHIGYRILAANISDLAAMGSTPAFYLVSIVIPKSWTHLEVADIFKGMKKIASYYKMDLIGGDTVSGKEMTISVTVIGYSEKRVRYRSDSKDGDIVFVTGTLGDSQAGYHILTNPANYQEDQYYIARHRMPTPRVEFATGLSKDVRVALNDVSDGIASEAAEIAVASNVSILIHDDKVPVRDSYKQFPEHSQYQWKYFGGEDFELIGTVAKQNWEHIVSLANQLGLRLTSIGEVFLEDNNHVYLKKNNKIKILPKQGYNHLK from the coding sequence ATGGATGAGTTCACCTTTATTAATTCAATTAAACAGCAATATTATAGACAATCTTCATTAGTTAAGGGGATTGGTGACGACGCTGCTGTATTTCGACAATCGAATACAGATATTGTTACTGCTGTAGATACTTTTGTAGAAGATGTACACTTCAAGAAGAGTACGATGAGTGCTTTTCATATAGGTTACCGAATTCTAGCTGCCAATATTAGTGATTTAGCTGCTATGGGTTCCACACCTGCTTTTTATTTGGTTTCCATTGTTATTCCAAAGTCGTGGACGCATTTGGAAGTTGCCGATATTTTTAAAGGTATGAAAAAAATTGCCTCCTATTATAAGATGGATTTAATTGGCGGTGATACGGTCTCTGGGAAAGAAATGACAATATCTGTAACAGTAATTGGGTATTCGGAAAAAAGAGTTCGTTATCGAAGTGATTCAAAAGACGGAGATATTGTATTTGTGACCGGAACTTTAGGCGATTCACAAGCTGGTTATCATATTTTGACAAATCCCGCAAATTATCAGGAGGATCAATACTATATCGCAAGGCATCGAATGCCAACGCCTCGTGTAGAGTTTGCGACAGGTTTATCCAAAGATGTTCGAGTGGCACTTAATGATGTGAGTGATGGTATAGCAAGTGAAGCTGCAGAAATTGCTGTTGCTTCTAATGTAAGTATATTAATACATGATGATAAAGTGCCAGTGCGTGATAGTTACAAGCAATTTCCAGAGCATTCTCAGTATCAGTGGAAATATTTTGGTGGAGAAGATTTTGAATTAATTGGGACAGTAGCAAAGCAAAATTGGGAGCATATTGTATCACTCGCTAACCAATTAGGACTTAGATTAACATCGATTGGAGAAGTATTTCTCGAGGATAACAATCATGTCTATTTGAAAAAAAATAATAAGATTAAAATTTTACCAAAGCAAGGCTATAACCATTTAAAGTAG
- a CDS encoding YdiK family protein produces the protein MKISPKTMGIIYFIMGIFFTYIAILSVEETVWNITTIVLAIFATLEIGVTIRLLSIHFRYKNKKKE, from the coding sequence ATGAAAATTTCACCCAAAACAATGGGGATTATTTATTTTATAATGGGCATATTCTTTACCTATATTGCTATTTTAAGTGTAGAAGAAACAGTTTGGAATATCACAACCATTGTACTAGCAATTTTTGCGACGCTTGAAATAGGAGTCACTATTCGTCTGTTGTCCATTCATTTTCGCTATAAAAATAAGAAGAAGGAATAG